Within Mycobacterium botniense, the genomic segment TTCCCGCCGTCGCAGGCCGCGCTGCACTCCCGCCGAACGGGCGGCCGACGAGCAGGCGATCACCCGGTTGGCCAGGGTGACTGCGACCGGGGCCGTCGCGGGGAGGTCTGCAGCGGCTGCTGCGGCGACCGCAGGCCAGTCCATGCACCAGATCGCCAACACCCGGGAGGCCACCGGACCACCTCATCCCGCCGGTGCCCGCAGGGTGCGTCCCCGCCCGGGCACCCGGCCAATCTGAAGCCGCACCCTGCGGATCCGCCCGAACCCGGGAACAGCGGTATCGCAGGTGGTTTCATAGCCGCAGACCCGGGCTTCCAACCGCATCGACGCCCCCTGCCAGTCGCCGTGGGTGATCAGCAGGGTGCAGCCTTTGTGACGGGCACGGGCCGTCAGCACCCTCGCCCGGGCCGGCGGCACCGCACGCCCGCGCAGGTCAAGCGCGACCAGATCCATCCCGTCCGTGAGCACCGCAGCGACCCCCACCGGATCGGCGCCAGGATGGGGTATCACTGCGAGCCGGCTCAGATCCGCTCCCATCTCCACGGCAGCCAGCAATCCGATGTCCGGTTGCCCGACGATGGCCGCATTCCCGCCGGCGGCCGTCACCGCAGCCACCATGCTCAGTAATAGCGACCGGGCTCCCGACAGTACCGCCACCGTCCCGCGTGGCAACGCCTCAGGCAGCACATCTGTCAGTAATTCCGGGACGGCCAGCGTGGTCTCCGACACCGGCAGCAGGTCATCCCTCTGAGCACGCTCAGAGGGATGACCGGCACGTCCGGCACCCCCCTTCTCCGATAGCGCCGCCATCCGGCGGCGTAGCAATTTCAGCTGCTCAGCACGGTCGCCATCACGTTGATCGGAGGCAAGAGCCGCCGTCATCATCACCTCCTGCGACCCACCGGGCAGCCGGAACCGGACTCTCCACTGTTTTCGAATATATGTTCGATACAGTCGAGTAAACACCCCGCCCTCGACAACGTCAACCGCTCATTACGGCAAAGGGGGAAACCCTGTTCGGGACCGGGTAATCACTCCCACTCGATGGTGGCCGGCGGTTTGCTGGTGACATCCAGCACCACCCGGTTGACCTCGGCGACCTCATTAGTGATCCGGGTGGAGATACGCTCCAGCACCTCATAGGGCACCCTGGTCCAGTCGGCGGTCATCGCATCTTCGCTGGACACCGGCCGCAGCACTATCGGGTGCCCGTAGGTGCGGTCGTCGCCCTGCACGCCGACTGAGCGGATATCGGCCAGCAGGACGACCGGGCATTGCCAGATCTGCTTGTCCAGGCCTGCGGCGGTCAGCTCCTCACGGGCGATCGCGTCCGCACGCCGCAGCGTGTCCAGCCGCTGTGCGGTGACCTCACCGACGATACGGATCGCTAAACCTGGTCCTGGAAATGGCTGGCGCACAACGATTTCTTCGGGTAAACCTAACTCCCGACCGACTGCACGCACCTCGTCTTTAAACAGCAACCGCAGCGGCTCAACGAGTTTGAACTTCAAGTCGCCGGGCAGGCCGCCCACGTTATGGTGGCTTTTGATGGTCGCGGTGCCGCTGCCTCCGCCGGACTCGACCACGTCCGGGTACAGCGTGCCCTGCACCAGAAAATCGATACTCTTTCCAGAAAGATTGTTGCCCAAGATATCTCGGACAGCACCTTCGAAGGCGCGAATGAACTGGCGGCCGATGATCTTGCGCTTACCCTCGGGTGACGTCACCCCGCGCAGCGCGTCGAGGAACGTCGCCGCCGCGTCGACAGTGACCAGATGAGCGCCGGTGACGGCGACGAAATCGCGCTGCACCTGCGTGCGCTCGCCGGCGCGCAACAGCCCGTGATCGACGAAGACACAGGTCAACCGATCACCAATGGCACGCTGCACCAGCGCTGCGGCCACCGCGGAATCGACACCGCCGGACAGCCCGCACAGAGCGTGGCCAGCACCGATTTGATTGCGTACCTGCTCGACCAGGGTGTCGACGATGTGGGCAGGGGTCCACTCCGCGCCCAGCCCGGCGAAATCGTGCAGGAACCGGCTGAGCACGTGTTGACCGTGCGGGGTGTGCATCACCTCCGGGTGGTACTGCACCCCCGCCAGGCGCCGCTCCCGGTTCTCGAACGCCGCCACCGGCGAACCCGGGCTGGTGGCGACCACGTCGAATCCCGCCGGGGCGGCCGTGACGGCATCCCCATGGCTCATCCAGACCGGCTGAGTCTCCGGTAATCCCGAATGCAGCTCGCCACCAAGGACTTTCAGTTCAGTTCGGCCGTACTCGCGGGTACCGGTCCGCACGACGGCGCCGCCAAGGGCCTGCGCCATGGCCTGAAAGCCGTAGCAGATGCCGAACACCGGCAGACCCAAGTCGAATAATGCCGAGTCCAATTGCGGAGCCCCGTCGGCATAGACGCTGGCCGGCCCACCGGACAGCACGAGCGCCAGCGGATCGCGGGCCTTGATCTCCTCCACCGAGGCTGTGTGGCCGATGACCTCCGAGAACACCCGCGCTTCCCGGATCCGGCGGGCGATCAACTGGGCGTACTGCGCACCGAAATCGATGACTAGCACCGGGCGGGGCGGCGCCGGCCCGCCCGCGCCGGGATCAGCAGATTCGGCCACGGTCCTTCAGTCTAGTGGCGGCCGGTGCCGCCGGTGCCGGCGTCGCACGTCAGCTGTGCGGCCACGGCCCCTGCGGCCTGATGCAGGCGCTCGTTCAGCGACCCGCACCTGATATACAGGACGTGCATTCGCGGCGGGATGGGGGCGGTCGACCTGACTGTTTCGATATCGGCGTGAACGTGCCGGCGCCGACGGCAGATGAGGTGGTAGCGGCCGAATGCCCGGAAGGGGGTCCATATGCTGGGTTTGCCGGAGACGGTACACGCGTGTCTGTTCGACCTCGACGGTGTGCTCACCGACACCGCCAGTGTGCATACCAAAGCCTGGAAGGCCATGTTCGACGCCTACCTGTCCCACCGGGCCAAGCGCACCGGTGAAAAGTTCGTCCCCTTCGATCCGGTTGCCGACTACCGCCGATACGTCGACGGTAAAAAGCGCGAGGACGGGGTGCGGTCCTTTCTGAGCAGTCGCGGCATCGAACTGCCCGAGGGTAATCCCGGCGATCCCCCGGACGCGGAGACGATACACGGTCTGGGGAACCGCAAAAACGACATGTTTCAAAAGACCCTGCACGATGAGGGTGTCGAGGTGTTCGACGGCTCGCGCCGCTACCTGCAGGCGGTCACCGACGCTGGTCTGGCGGTGGCGGTGGTGTCCTCCAGCGCCAACACCCGCGAGGTGCTGGAGGTCAGCGGCCTGGACCGGTACGTGCAGCAGCGGGTGGACGGTGTGACACTGCGCGAAGAACACCTCGCCGGCAAACCGGCCCCGGACTCGTTCCTGCGCGCCGCGCAACTGCTCGGGGTCGAACCGGATGCGGCGGCGGTGTTCGAAGACGCGCTGTCGGGCGTGGCGGCGGGCCGGGCGGGCAACTTCGGGTTCGTCGTCGGGGTCGACCGGCTGGGTCAGGCTGAGGAGTTGCGCCGCAACGGCGCCGACATCGTGGTAACCGATCTCGCCGAACTGCTGGAGGCCTGATCATGATCACCGAGGAAGCCTTCACCGTCGAACCCTGGCATGTGCGCGAGACCCGGCTGGATTTGAACATCCTGGCGCAGTCGGAATCGGTGTTCGCGCTGTCCAACGGGCACATCGGGCTACGGGGCAACCTCGACGAAGGCGAGCCGTGGGGGCTGCCGGGCACCTATTTGAACTCGTTCTATGAAGTGCGCCCGCTGCCCTACGCCGAAGCCGGCTACGGGTATCCGGAGGCGGGCCAGACCGTTGTCAATGTCACCAACGGCAAAATCCTGCGCCTGTTCGTCGGCGACGAGCCGTTCGACGTCCGCTACGGCGAGTTGCTCAGCCACGAGCGGGTGCTCGACCTGCGGGCCGGGACGCTGACCCGCCACGCGCACTGGCGCTCACCTGCGGGCACGCAGGTCAAGATCTGCTCCACCCGGCTGGTGTCGCTGGCACACCGCGCCGTCGCGGCCATCGAGTACGTGGTCGAAGCGCTCGACGAATTCGTCCGGGTCACAGTGCAATCCGAGCTGGTGACCAACGAGGACCAGCCGGAGATCTCAGGCGACCCGCGGGTGGCGGCCGTTTTGGAGCACCCGCTGGAGGCCGTCGAACATGAGCAGATCGGCCACGGGGCGCTGCTGATGCACCGGACCAAGGCCAGCGGACTGATGATGGCCGCGGCAATGGACCACGAGGTGGAGGTGCCCGGCCGAGTCGAAGTCTCCACCGACGCGCGACCGGATCTGGCCCGGACCACGGTGATCTGTGGGCTTCGCCCGGGCCAGAAACTGCGCATTATCAAATACCTCGCTTATGGCTGGTCAAGCCTGCGGTCCCGCCCGGCGCTGCGTGACCAGGCCGCCGCCGCGCTGACCGGCGCCCGCTATTCGGGCTGGCAGGGGCTGCTGGACGCGCAGCGCGCCTATCTCGACGACTTCTGGGACAGCGCCGACGTCGAGGTCGAGGGCGACCCGGAAAGCCAGCAAGCCGTGCGCTTCGGGCTGTTTCACCTGTTGCAGGCGAGCGCGCGCGCCGAGCGGCGCGCGATCGGGGCCAAGGGGCTCACCGGCACCGGCTATGACGGGCACGCCTTCTGGGACACCGAGGCATTCGTGCTGCCGGTGCTGACCTACACCGCCCCGCGCGCGGCCGCCGACGCGCTGCGGTGGCGGGCGTCGATCCTGGACCTGGCCAAGGAGCGCGCGGCCCAGCTCGGTCTGGCCGGCGCGTGTTTTCCCTGGCGCACCATCCGCGGGCAGGAATGCTCGGCCTACTGGCCGGCCGGCACCGCAGCCTGGCACGTCAACGCCGACATCGCAGCGGCGTTCGAGCGGTACCGGGTGGTCACCGGGGACGACTCGCTGGAAAAGGAGTGCGGCCTGGCGGTGCTGGTGGAAACCGCGCGGCTGTGGCTGTCACTGGGCCACCACGACCGCCACGGCGTCTGGCATCTCGACGGGGTGACCGGCCCCGACGAGTACACCGCCGTCGTCCGCGACAACGTGTTCACCAATCTGATGGCAGCCCACAACCTGCGCACGGCCGCCGAGGCCTGTACCCGCCACCCCGAGGCGGCCCACGCGATGGGTGTGAGCACCGAGGAGATGGCCGCCTGGCGTCACGCCGCCGACGCCGTGCACATTCCCTACGACGAGGAACTGGGCGTGCACCAGCAATGCGAGGGGTTCACCACCCTTGCCGAGTGGGATTTCACCGCCCACACGATGTACCCGTTGTTGTTGCACGCGCCGTATGTCCGGCTGTACTCGGCGCAGGTGATCAAGCAGGCCGACCTGGTGCTGGCGATGCAGTGGCACAGCCACGCGTTCACCCCCGAGCAGAAGGCCCGCAACGTCGATTACTACGAACGGCGCACCGTACGCGACTCGTCGCTGTCGGCCTGCACCCAGGCGGGGATGTGCGCCGAGGTCGGGCATCTGGACCTCGCGCATGACTACGCCTACGAGGCGGCGCTGATCGACCTGCGCGATTTGCACCACAACACCCGCGACGGGCTGCACATGGCGTCGCTGGCCGGGGCCTGGATCGCGCTGGTCGCCGGCTTCGGCGGGGTACGCGACGACGAGGGCGTGCTCTCGCTGAACCCCGCCCTGCCGGACGGCATCTCGGATTTGCGGTTTCGGTTGCGCTGGCACGGTTTTCGGCTCACCGTGCATGTCACCCACGCCGACGTCACCTACACCCTGCGCGACGGGCCGGGCGGTTCGCTGACCATCCGGCACGCCGGGGAGGATCTCACGCTGAGCACGGATGCGCCCTGCACTGTCGCCCTGCAACCCCGGGTGCCGCTGCTGCCGCCGCCGCAGCAGCCGCCGGGCCGCGAGCCGACACGCCGGCGCCTGGTCCGGCCTCGCCTACCGGTGTCCAGCCAGCTGGACTGACGGCGCCCGTGAGCCGCCGGCGACCGGCTGTGCGGACCTGCGGTCAGTGCGGTTCGATGATCCGGGCCGCCTCGGCGCTTACCGCCTCGCGCAACTCCGCGTCGGTCATCTCGTCGATACCGGCCGCCGAGCGCAGAAACGACTCGAACAGGCGCCAACCCAGTTGCAAAGCAACGGCATTGGCGACTGCCAGCCGGGCGCCGCGCTCATCGCCATAGCGCGGGCGCACGTGGTCGAGCAGCTGCGACACCCCGGGAAACCGGGTCTGCAGCTGCCCGGCCGGATAGCCGTCGAGCAGTGCGCGGGCCATCACCCGGATATGCCGGTCGAACGCCCGCTCCACCTCCGCCGGCGGGGCCCCGGCCTGCATCAACCTGCTCGTCGTCATGCCCAGATGATCGAGCACCGCACCGACCAGCTGGTCCTTAGTACCGAAGTGGCGAAACACCAGCCCGTGGTTCACCTTCGAGCGGGCCGCGATGTCGCGGATCGACGTCGCGGCCGGACCCCGCTCGGCGAAGAGGTCAGCCGCTGCGGCCAGCACGGCCGCCGCCACCTCTTCCCGGCCGACCGGTATGTCGGCACGCCGACCGGTTGCGCGTCCCGTAGTCATACGACTACACTAGCGGATATGACCGTAGTCAACTGACTACAGTTGGCGATTGGAGAGTGAAGGAACCACGATGACCCCCACGACCCCGACACCGTCGACAACACCGCTGACCGTGACGAAACTGGGCAGCCGGATCGGCGCCCGGCTGGACGGGGTACGGCTGGGCGGCGATCTGGACGCGGCCACTGTCGAGGAGATCCGGCGGGCACTGCTGCGCCACCGGGTGATCTTCTTTCGCGGCCAACATCACCTCGACGACGACGAGCAGCTCGCGTTCGCCAGGTTGCTGGGCACTCCGATCGGCCACCCGGCGGCGAAGTATCTGGCCGGCAGCACCCCGACGATCACACCGATCAACTCCGACTACGGCAAAGCCACGCAGTGGCACACCGATGTGACGTTCGTCGCCAACTACCCTGCGGCGTCGATCCTGCGCGCGGTCACCCTGCCGAGCTACGGCGGATCGACCCTGTGGGCCTCCACTGTGGCGGCTTATGCCGCCCTGCCCGAACCGCTCAAGCGTCTCGCTGAGAGCCTCTGGGCGGTGCACACCAACCGATACGACTATGTGACGACCCAATCACTGAGCGCGCAGCAGCGCGCATTTCGCGAAGCATTCGAGCAGCCGGATTTCCGCACCGAACATCCGGTGGTGCGGGTACACCCGGAGACCGGGGAACGCGCCCTGCTCGCCGGGGCTTTCGTGCGGGGGTTCCTCGGGCTGGACAACCACGAGTCCGGTGTGCTACTCGAGTTGCTACAGCGGCGGATCACCATGCCCGAGAACACGATCCGATGGAACTGGAAGCTAGGTGACGTCGCCATCTGGGACAACCGCGCTACCCAGCACCGCGCGATCGATGACTACGACGGCCAGCACCGGCTCATGCACCGCGTCACCTTGATGGGCGATGTGCCGCTCAGCGTGGACGGGAAGCGCAGCCGCGTGGTCAGCGGCGCACCGCTGGAGCCGGCGGCGGGCTGAACCGGCCCGGCGCCGCCGCCTCAACCGGCCGGGCGGAGCGGATCAATCCACCGCAGCGCTCCCGGCGCGTCGGCAGGCACGACGGGGTTCTTGGGGGGGATCGGCGCCAGCCGCCGATACGGTTCGCCCTGGGCGGGCCGCTGATCATCCTCACCTTTGTTGGGCCACAGCGCGGCCGCCCGCTCGGCTTGCGCGGTGATCGACAGCGCCGGGTTGACACCGAGATTGGCCGAGATCGCGGCCCCGTCCACCACGAACAGCGTGGGGTACCCGTACACCCGGTGATAGGGGTCGATGACGCCGTGCTCAGGGCTGTCACCGATCACCGCGCCGCCCAGGAAGTGCGCGGTGAGCGGGATATTGAACAACTCACCCCAGGTTCCGCCGGCCACTCCGTCGATCTTCTCGGCGATCCGGCGGGTCACCTTGTTCCCGATCGGGATCCACGTCGGGTTGGGCTCACCGTGGCCCTGTTTACTCGTGTACCGGCGCCGGCCGAACATACCCGGTTTGGTGAACGTCGTGATCGAATTGTCCAGGTGCTGCATCACGAGCGCGATTACCGTGCGTTCGCTCCAGCGGCGCGGATTGAGCAGCCGCAGGGTGCCGCGCGGGTTTTCGGCGACGCTGTGCACCAGCTGCTTCCATCGCGGCACCACCGTACCCTCGGGACCCGCTCCATCGGTCATCAAGGTCTGCAACAACCCCATTGCGTTGGATCCCTTGCCGTAGCGGACCGGTTCGATATGAGTGTCAGCGGTGGGATGAATCGATGAGGTGATCGCCACCCCGTGCGTCAGGTCGAGATCAGGCGAGACCTTCAGGCGTCCCGCACCCACGATTGATTCGGAGTTCGTGCGGGTCAGTTCACCCAGACGCTGCGACAGCCGGGGTAACTTGCCCTGGTCGCGCATGCGGAACAGCAGATGCTGTGTCCCCCAGGTGCCGGCGGCCAGCACCAGATAGTGCGCGGTGAACGTGCGGGTGTGCTTGCGCAGCCAGCGGCCGGTCCGCACGGTGCGGACCTCCCACACACCGTCGGCGCGCTGCTGGAACCCGGTCACCGTCGTCATCGGGACCACCTGCGCCCCAGCGGATTCCGCCAATCCCAGGTAGTTTTTCACCAACGTGTTCTTGGCACCGTATCGGCAGCCGGTCATACAACAGCCGCATTCGATGCAACCGGTGCGTGCCGGGCCTATCCCACCGAAATACGGGTCGGGCACCGTCGTGCCCGGTGTTGTGGCGCCGCCGGGACCGAAGAACACCCCAACCGGGGTTGGCACCCACGTGTCACCGAACCCCATCTCGTCGGCGACTTCTTTGACGATGCGGTCGGCGTCGGTGAAGGTCGGGTTGCGCACCACGCCCAGCATGCGC encodes:
- a CDS encoding helix-turn-helix domain-containing protein — its product is MTTGRATGRRADIPVGREEVAAAVLAAAADLFAERGPAATSIRDIAARSKVNHGLVFRHFGTKDQLVGAVLDHLGMTTSRLMQAGAPPAEVERAFDRHIRVMARALLDGYPAGQLQTRFPGVSQLLDHVRPRYGDERGARLAVANAVALQLGWRLFESFLRSAAGIDEMTDAELREAVSAEAARIIEPH
- a CDS encoding TauD/TfdA dioxygenase family protein: MTPTTPTPSTTPLTVTKLGSRIGARLDGVRLGGDLDAATVEEIRRALLRHRVIFFRGQHHLDDDEQLAFARLLGTPIGHPAAKYLAGSTPTITPINSDYGKATQWHTDVTFVANYPAASILRAVTLPSYGGSTLWASTVAAYAALPEPLKRLAESLWAVHTNRYDYVTTQSLSAQQRAFREAFEQPDFRTEHPVVRVHPETGERALLAGAFVRGFLGLDNHESGVLLELLQRRITMPENTIRWNWKLGDVAIWDNRATQHRAIDDYDGQHRLMHRVTLMGDVPLSVDGKRSRVVSGAPLEPAAG
- the guaA gene encoding glutamine-hydrolyzing GMP synthase, with amino-acid sequence MAESADPGAGGPAPPRPVLVIDFGAQYAQLIARRIREARVFSEVIGHTASVEEIKARDPLALVLSGGPASVYADGAPQLDSALFDLGLPVFGICYGFQAMAQALGGAVVRTGTREYGRTELKVLGGELHSGLPETQPVWMSHGDAVTAAPAGFDVVATSPGSPVAAFENRERRLAGVQYHPEVMHTPHGQHVLSRFLHDFAGLGAEWTPAHIVDTLVEQVRNQIGAGHALCGLSGGVDSAVAAALVQRAIGDRLTCVFVDHGLLRAGERTQVQRDFVAVTGAHLVTVDAAATFLDALRGVTSPEGKRKIIGRQFIRAFEGAVRDILGNNLSGKSIDFLVQGTLYPDVVESGGGSGTATIKSHHNVGGLPGDLKFKLVEPLRLLFKDEVRAVGRELGLPEEIVVRQPFPGPGLAIRIVGEVTAQRLDTLRRADAIAREELTAAGLDKQIWQCPVVLLADIRSVGVQGDDRTYGHPIVLRPVSSEDAMTADWTRVPYEVLERISTRITNEVAEVNRVVLDVTSKPPATIEWE
- a CDS encoding glycoside hydrolase family 65 protein; this encodes MITEEAFTVEPWHVRETRLDLNILAQSESVFALSNGHIGLRGNLDEGEPWGLPGTYLNSFYEVRPLPYAEAGYGYPEAGQTVVNVTNGKILRLFVGDEPFDVRYGELLSHERVLDLRAGTLTRHAHWRSPAGTQVKICSTRLVSLAHRAVAAIEYVVEALDEFVRVTVQSELVTNEDQPEISGDPRVAAVLEHPLEAVEHEQIGHGALLMHRTKASGLMMAAAMDHEVEVPGRVEVSTDARPDLARTTVICGLRPGQKLRIIKYLAYGWSSLRSRPALRDQAAAALTGARYSGWQGLLDAQRAYLDDFWDSADVEVEGDPESQQAVRFGLFHLLQASARAERRAIGAKGLTGTGYDGHAFWDTEAFVLPVLTYTAPRAAADALRWRASILDLAKERAAQLGLAGACFPWRTIRGQECSAYWPAGTAAWHVNADIAAAFERYRVVTGDDSLEKECGLAVLVETARLWLSLGHHDRHGVWHLDGVTGPDEYTAVVRDNVFTNLMAAHNLRTAAEACTRHPEAAHAMGVSTEEMAAWRHAADAVHIPYDEELGVHQQCEGFTTLAEWDFTAHTMYPLLLHAPYVRLYSAQVIKQADLVLAMQWHSHAFTPEQKARNVDYYERRTVRDSSLSACTQAGMCAEVGHLDLAHDYAYEAALIDLRDLHHNTRDGLHMASLAGAWIALVAGFGGVRDDEGVLSLNPALPDGISDLRFRLRWHGFRLTVHVTHADVTYTLRDGPGGSLTIRHAGEDLTLSTDAPCTVALQPRVPLLPPPQQPPGREPTRRRLVRPRLPVSSQLD
- a CDS encoding beta-phosphoglucomutase family hydrolase — encoded protein: MLGLPETVHACLFDLDGVLTDTASVHTKAWKAMFDAYLSHRAKRTGEKFVPFDPVADYRRYVDGKKREDGVRSFLSSRGIELPEGNPGDPPDAETIHGLGNRKNDMFQKTLHDEGVEVFDGSRRYLQAVTDAGLAVAVVSSSANTREVLEVSGLDRYVQQRVDGVTLREEHLAGKPAPDSFLRAAQLLGVEPDAAAVFEDALSGVAAGRAGNFGFVVGVDRLGQAEELRRNGADIVVTDLAELLEA
- a CDS encoding FAD-dependent oxidoreductase, whose protein sequence is MQPDYDILIIGSGFGGSVTALRLTEKGYRVGVLEAGRRFADDEFAKTSWHLRKFLWAPKLGCYGIQRIHLLRNVMILAGAGVGGGSLNYANTLYVPPEPFFTDRQWSHITDWRAELMPHYEQAQRMLGVVRNPTFTDADRIVKEVADEMGFGDTWVPTPVGVFFGPGGATTPGTTVPDPYFGGIGPARTGCIECGCCMTGCRYGAKNTLVKNYLGLAESAGAQVVPMTTVTGFQQRADGVWEVRTVRTGRWLRKHTRTFTAHYLVLAAGTWGTQHLLFRMRDQGKLPRLSQRLGELTRTNSESIVGAGRLKVSPDLDLTHGVAITSSIHPTADTHIEPVRYGKGSNAMGLLQTLMTDGAGPEGTVVPRWKQLVHSVAENPRGTLRLLNPRRWSERTVIALVMQHLDNSITTFTKPGMFGRRRYTSKQGHGEPNPTWIPIGNKVTRRIAEKIDGVAGGTWGELFNIPLTAHFLGGAVIGDSPEHGVIDPYHRVYGYPTLFVVDGAAISANLGVNPALSITAQAERAAALWPNKGEDDQRPAQGEPYRRLAPIPPKNPVVPADAPGALRWIDPLRPAG